The Salvelinus namaycush isolate Seneca chromosome 16, SaNama_1.0, whole genome shotgun sequence genome has a segment encoding these proteins:
- the LOC120061538 gene encoding 40S ribosomal protein S21 isoform X2, producing MQNDAGEFVDLYVPRKCSASNRIIGAKDHASIQINIAEVDKVTGRFNGQFKTYAICGAVRRMGEADDSLLRLAKTDSIVSKNF from the exons ATGCAGAACGACGCTGGTGAATTCGTGGACCTGTACGTCCCACGTAAATG TTCTGCAAGCAACAGGATCATTGGAGCCAAGGACCACGCCTCCATCCAGATCAACATTGCTGAG GTTGACAAGGTAACCGGTCGCTTCAATGGCCAGTTCAAGACCTACGCTATCTGCGGTGCCGTCCGTAGAATG GGCGAGGCTGACGACTCCCTCCTGAGGCTGGCGAAGACTGACAGCATCGTGTCAAA GAACTTCTAG
- the LOC120061538 gene encoding 40S ribosomal protein S21 isoform X1, producing MQNDAGEFVDLYVPRKCSASNRIIGAKDHASIQINIAEVDKVTGRFNGQFKTYAICGAVRRMGEADDSLLRLAKTVCVCVYSKLS from the exons ATGCAGAACGACGCTGGTGAATTCGTGGACCTGTACGTCCCACGTAAATG TTCTGCAAGCAACAGGATCATTGGAGCCAAGGACCACGCCTCCATCCAGATCAACATTGCTGAG GTTGACAAGGTAACCGGTCGCTTCAATGGCCAGTTCAAGACCTACGCTATCTGCGGTGCCGTCCGTAGAATG GGCGAGGCTGACGACTCCCTCCTGAGGCTGgcgaagactgtgtgtgtgtgtgtatatagtaaaCTGTCTTAA